One region of Candidatus Omnitrophota bacterium genomic DNA includes:
- a CDS encoding pitrilysin family protein, which yields MRILYLFILLCLIATAVFIFHPGVTPRYQYEDSVHSHTLDNGLTVITKSAHKVPLAAVRLIIKAGSATEGKFSGSGISHFVEHMLFKGTAGLPVGEIERRIKSYGGYINAQTSHDTTEVHLIVKSEYLDKALSLLSDFVFNASFDESEFVKEKDVILNEIRMGRDEPSRRASYLLWESAYLVHPYRYPVIGYEDLLRQISRQGLVEYHASKYTPDNCVLSVVGDIDEAAALRACENTLGRLPRRAGVVPLKPAEPLQMSVRRADAQVEGLKLSYLLIAFHTTSLADKDLYPMDLLAAALGQGESSRLYNILVKEKKLAYAVSSSNYTPFDPGLFVVSMRLEEGNIDAALKEVRAEIKRIKAHSLRGRELEKVKRSVLADYIYGKESIGAQANDYASGYASTGDYNFSRKYIDGLGAVKPAGISKAAAKYLNDENMTVVTLVPKKGAPVLEPAAGTPKKEFDVRKVVLQNGAVVLFDVDRSLPVVSMSVVFKGGVRAEDEKTNGISRLFSDVLVKGTSSRSAEWLSETTESRGILFGGFSGKNSFGISLKCLKEDFGLSLGIVSDILKNAAFPEKELKISKEQQLAAIRSREDDIFAVASKELIKTIFISHPYGMPDLGEKGPVSALTRADLMDYYKRYVVPGNMVVSVFGDIDAATQKRVEEAFGSLKKTAFKDIVTINEQEQLAPRKDVKEMNKEQAVLMLGYPGVDVKNPDRYALDVINSILSREGGRLYRDIREKLGLSYTLGSFSVFGLDPGYNAFYVATTPKNIPDARNIILGHIRSLKAEGPTQEEMELAKSDLLGGYFRGIEVNSDVAFKAALDELYGIGYDDIFKYPEMIKAVDAQEVMQVAKRYFIDSRLNEVMILPAAGPAKAKSQPLSGAGGKIR from the coding sequence ATGAGAATTTTATATCTTTTCATACTGCTGTGTCTTATAGCCACAGCAGTTTTTATATTCCACCCGGGCGTCACTCCTCGGTACCAATACGAAGACTCGGTCCATAGTCATACCCTTGATAATGGGTTGACTGTCATAACCAAGAGCGCCCATAAGGTCCCTCTCGCCGCGGTCCGTCTTATCATAAAAGCCGGCTCGGCGACCGAAGGCAAATTTTCCGGGAGCGGAATATCCCATTTCGTCGAGCATATGCTCTTCAAGGGGACCGCCGGCCTGCCGGTCGGCGAGATAGAAAGACGCATAAAATCCTACGGCGGATATATAAACGCCCAGACCTCCCACGATACCACCGAAGTCCACCTCATCGTCAAGAGCGAATACCTGGATAAAGCGCTTTCGCTCCTGTCTGATTTCGTATTCAACGCTTCTTTCGACGAATCGGAGTTCGTAAAGGAGAAGGACGTGATCCTGAACGAGATAAGGATGGGCCGTGATGAACCGTCAAGAAGGGCCTCATACCTGTTATGGGAGTCCGCTTATCTCGTCCATCCATACAGGTATCCGGTCATCGGCTATGAGGACCTCTTAAGGCAGATAAGCAGGCAAGGCCTCGTTGAGTACCACGCGTCGAAATATACCCCGGACAATTGCGTCCTTTCCGTCGTCGGAGATATAGATGAAGCCGCCGCCCTCCGGGCGTGCGAAAATACTTTAGGTAGACTTCCGCGCAGGGCCGGCGTCGTACCGCTAAAGCCGGCCGAGCCCCTGCAGATGTCGGTCAGGAGGGCCGATGCGCAGGTAGAAGGGCTTAAGCTCTCCTACCTCCTGATAGCTTTTCACACCACAAGCCTCGCTGATAAAGACTTATATCCCATGGACCTTTTGGCCGCCGCTCTGGGGCAGGGGGAAAGCTCAAGGTTATATAACATTCTTGTCAAAGAGAAGAAACTGGCATACGCGGTGTCGTCGTCTAATTATACGCCTTTCGACCCGGGGCTGTTCGTAGTTTCCATGAGGCTTGAGGAGGGAAATATAGACGCCGCTTTGAAAGAGGTGCGCGCCGAAATAAAAAGGATAAAGGCTCATTCCCTGCGCGGCAGGGAACTGGAAAAGGTCAAAAGGTCGGTCCTGGCCGATTATATATACGGCAAGGAATCCATCGGGGCGCAAGCGAATGATTACGCCTCGGGTTACGCCTCTACCGGGGACTATAATTTTTCACGGAAATATATAGACGGCCTGGGCGCAGTGAAGCCGGCCGGGATCTCGAAGGCGGCGGCGAAATATTTGAATGATGAGAATATGACTGTTGTCACTCTCGTCCCGAAGAAGGGCGCGCCTGTCTTGGAACCGGCGGCGGGGACGCCGAAGAAAGAATTCGATGTCCGTAAAGTCGTGCTGCAAAACGGCGCGGTCGTGCTTTTTGACGTCGACCGTTCACTTCCTGTCGTTTCGATGAGCGTCGTTTTTAAGGGCGGCGTGAGGGCCGAAGACGAGAAGACGAACGGGATATCGCGCCTATTCTCCGACGTCCTGGTGAAAGGCACGTCGTCGCGTTCGGCCGAATGGCTCTCCGAGACGACCGAGTCGCGCGGAATTCTGTTCGGGGGTTTCAGCGGCAAGAATTCATTCGGCATATCGTTGAAATGCCTTAAAGAAGATTTCGGCCTTTCCCTTGGTATCGTCTCGGATATCCTGAAGAACGCGGCTTTCCCGGAAAAAGAGCTGAAGATATCGAAAGAGCAGCAACTCGCCGCTATAAGGTCGCGGGAGGACGATATCTTCGCCGTGGCCTCAAAGGAATTGATCAAGACGATATTCATATCCCATCCCTACGGGATGCCTGACTTGGGTGAAAAGGGACCGGTCTCGGCCCTGACCAGGGCAGACCTCATGGATTATTACAAACGTTATGTCGTTCCCGGGAACATGGTCGTTTCCGTATTCGGGGACATAGACGCGGCTACGCAGAAGAGGGTAGAAGAGGCATTTGGAAGCCTTAAAAAAACCGCCTTTAAGGATATAGTGACGATAAACGAGCAGGAACAGTTGGCGCCGCGCAAGGACGTAAAAGAGATGAATAAAGAGCAGGCGGTCCTCATGCTCGGCTACCCCGGCGTTGACGTCAAGAACCCGGACAGGTATGCCCTGGACGTGATAAATTCGATACTCAGCCGCGAAGGCGGAAGGCTTTATAGGGACATAAGGGAGAAGCTCGGACTCTCGTATACACTGGGTTCTTTCTCCGTATTCGGGCTCGATCCGGGTTACAACGCGTTTTATGTGGCGACCACCCCTAAAAATATCCCGGACGCCAGAAACATAATATTAGGCCATATCAGGTCCCTGAAGGCCGAGGGGCCGACCCAGGAGGAGATGGAGCTCGCGAAGAGCGACCTCCTTGGCGGGTATTTCCGGGGGATCGAGGTCAATTCCGACGTCGCCTTTAAGGCCGCGCTGGATGAGCTTTACGGCATAGGTTACGACGACATTTTCAAATATCCCGAAATGATAAAAGCGGTGGACGCGCAGGAAGTCATGCAGGTCGCGAAACGGTATTTTATCGATTCCAGGCTCAATGAAGTGATGATCCTGCCCGCAGCCGGACCGGCGAAAGCAAAAAGCCAGCCGTTAAGCGGGGCCGGAGGTAAGATAAGATGA
- the amrB gene encoding AmmeMemoRadiSam system protein B: MTRNPAVAGQFYPGTKAGLSEEIEKYIIRDAGKIKAIGVVSPHAGYMYSGAVAGATLSSVELAGTCVVMGPNHTGRGRPFSIMTEGVWKLPSGDCEIDEILAKAILSNSRHLEEDEDAHRDEHSVEVQIPFLQALKEDVKIVPLVLADAGLEVYRDIGRAVAVSIKKSGRPATVIASSDMTHYEPLEAAKEKDGKAIEAIIALDEEALVGAIRRYRISMCGYAPVCVMLVAAKELGAKKAKLIKYQTSGEASGDYEAVVGYGGIIVY, translated from the coding sequence ATGACCAGAAATCCTGCCGTAGCCGGTCAGTTCTACCCGGGCACAAAGGCGGGCCTCAGCGAAGAGATAGAAAAATACATAATCAGGGACGCCGGAAAGATAAAGGCGATCGGCGTCGTCTCTCCCCACGCGGGATATATGTATTCGGGAGCGGTTGCCGGGGCGACATTATCCTCTGTGGAATTGGCCGGGACGTGTGTTGTGATGGGCCCTAACCATACCGGCAGAGGAAGGCCTTTTTCTATAATGACCGAAGGCGTATGGAAGCTGCCTTCCGGGGATTGCGAGATAGATGAAATTCTCGCCAAGGCCATCCTGTCGAATTCAAGGCATCTGGAAGAAGATGAGGATGCCCACAGGGACGAGCATTCGGTAGAGGTCCAGATACCGTTTTTGCAGGCCCTTAAAGAGGATGTGAAGATAGTCCCTCTTGTGCTGGCCGATGCCGGGCTTGAGGTCTACAGGGATATCGGCAGGGCCGTCGCGGTATCGATAAAGAAGAGCGGCCGTCCGGCGACGGTCATCGCGAGCTCGGACATGACCCATTACGAGCCGCTCGAGGCCGCAAAAGAGAAAGACGGCAAGGCGATCGAGGCGATCATCGCCCTCGACGAAGAGGCGCTCGTCGGAGCGATAAGGAGATACCGCATCTCAATGTGCGGTTACGCCCCGGTCTGCGTCATGCTCGTGGCCGCGAAGGAGTTGGGCGCGAAGAAGGCCAAGCTCATCAAATACCAGACCAGCGGGGAAGCCTCCGGTGATTATGAAGCCGTCGTAGGCTACGGCGGGATAATCGTCTATTAA
- a CDS encoding DUF1844 domain-containing protein — protein sequence MESQNKMGSAGSGYEPSFSIFLTSLGMQAMIFLGEMPNPVNNETKVELERAKYMIDTIAMIKEKTQGNLSAEEQKLIDDILYGLRLKYAEKNK from the coding sequence ATGGAATCCCAGAACAAGATGGGCAGCGCAGGATCCGGATACGAACCGAGCTTCAGCATATTCCTGACCAGTCTCGGGATGCAAGCGATGATATTCCTCGGCGAGATGCCCAACCCGGTCAATAATGAGACCAAGGTAGAGCTCGAGCGGGCGAAATATATGATAGACACCATCGCGATGATAAAAGAAAAGACTCAGGGCAACCTCTCCGCCGAGGAGCAGAAACTTATAGACGATATACTCTACGGGTTAAGGCTTAAATACGCGGAGAAGAACAAGTGA
- a CDS encoding DNA recombination protein RmuC → MTLTVLIIIFSAIALASMVISLYLFTKLRHLPKDISAGVTGAMQATTGAIGDMNRSLGEIKTRGERLEEFGKAINEIGSLLKPPQMRGMTGEVLLEKMLSDMLPSGNYQMKYSFRSGDQVDAIIKFREFILPIDSKFPLDSFRRMLECESEDDKRRCFREFVQAVKKQVDNIAKKYIAPNEKTFEFALMYVPSESVYYEAIVRDKQFGEETSLLSYATKNRVYIVSPSTLYPYISTIVHGLKAFKIEENAKQILERIGSLRKDFEDFKTVFDIVGAHLSDAHKKYMSDAAHKLAKVEADLSSLELRHNDEK, encoded by the coding sequence GTGACGCTGACGGTCCTTATAATAATATTTTCGGCGATCGCTTTGGCGTCTATGGTGATATCCTTATATCTTTTTACGAAACTGCGCCATCTCCCCAAAGATATATCCGCCGGCGTGACCGGCGCGATGCAGGCCACTACCGGCGCGATAGGAGATATGAACAGGAGCCTTGGTGAGATCAAGACGAGAGGAGAACGGCTCGAGGAGTTCGGTAAGGCGATAAACGAAATAGGCAGCCTGCTCAAGCCGCCGCAGATGCGCGGTATGACCGGCGAGGTGCTCCTGGAGAAGATGCTCTCGGACATGCTTCCGTCCGGGAATTACCAGATGAAGTATTCATTCCGGTCCGGAGACCAGGTCGACGCGATCATAAAATTCCGCGAGTTCATCCTTCCAATCGATTCGAAGTTCCCGCTGGACAGCTTCAGGCGGATGCTCGAATGCGAATCCGAGGATGATAAGCGCAGGTGTTTCAGGGAATTCGTCCAGGCCGTCAAGAAGCAGGTGGATAATATAGCGAAAAAATATATTGCGCCGAATGAAAAGACATTCGAGTTCGCGCTCATGTATGTCCCGTCGGAGAGTGTCTATTATGAGGCGATAGTGCGGGACAAGCAATTCGGGGAAGAGACGTCGCTTCTCTCGTACGCGACCAAGAACAGGGTATATATAGTCTCGCCGTCAACTCTCTATCCGTATATCTCGACGATAGTCCACGGCCTGAAGGCGTTCAAGATAGAGGAGAACGCCAAGCAGATCCTCGAGAGGATAGGCTCGCTCAGGAAGGATTTCGAGGATTTTAAGACGGTATTCGATATAGTAGGCGCGCATTTGAGCGACGCCCATAAGAAGTATATGTCTGACGCGGCGCACAAATTAGCCAAGGTCGAAGCGGACCTCTCGTCGCTCGAGCTGAGGCATAATGATGAAAAATAA
- a CDS encoding lysylphosphatidylglycerol synthase transmembrane domain-containing protein, producing the protein MMKNKLSILLRASVSLVLVGVLVWVFRKDIPGIAAVLKSVNPYYYLAAVLFNIAAVVVVSERLRIILGVQKLKLSLGEAVYLSFIGNFFNNFLPTSIGGDLVKAYYATKKSDRKLESFSAVFFDRFFGFLSIGLLAFLGVLLMNGRIKDPQVFWGCLVFSVVVLVTFVLFLNKTITKAIFSRLLHLPAFQKDSKLRKLYNALNAYKEHKFIIAKVILISLAAQVLSVVLLYCIVRGISQDIAFLNLLLVMPLVSVASMIPSINGLGVREGAFVIFLGEFISKESAAAVSILFLGIILITSFIGGVLYLFSGKLYKVPIKIKEFV; encoded by the coding sequence ATGATGAAAAATAAGTTATCCATCCTCCTCAGGGCGTCCGTAAGCCTGGTCCTGGTCGGTGTCCTGGTCTGGGTCTTCAGGAAAGATATACCCGGCATAGCGGCAGTTTTAAAGAGCGTGAACCCTTATTATTACCTGGCGGCGGTATTATTCAATATAGCCGCCGTGGTGGTGGTCTCGGAAAGGCTTCGCATAATCCTCGGCGTGCAAAAGCTCAAACTCAGCCTGGGAGAGGCGGTATATCTTAGTTTTATAGGGAACTTTTTCAACAATTTCCTTCCCACGTCGATAGGCGGGGACCTCGTCAAGGCCTATTACGCCACAAAGAAGAGCGATAGGAAGCTCGAATCTTTTTCCGCAGTCTTCTTCGACAGGTTCTTCGGCTTCTTGTCGATCGGGCTGCTGGCTTTTCTCGGCGTCCTGCTCATGAACGGACGCATCAAGGACCCCCAGGTATTCTGGGGCTGCCTGGTCTTTTCAGTGGTCGTGCTGGTGACGTTCGTCCTGTTCCTCAACAAGACTATAACCAAGGCCATATTCTCGAGGCTGCTGCATCTTCCCGCCTTCCAGAAAGATTCGAAATTGCGCAAATTATACAACGCCCTCAATGCCTATAAGGAGCATAAGTTCATAATCGCGAAAGTCATCCTGATATCCCTGGCGGCGCAAGTCCTCTCCGTGGTATTATTATATTGCATAGTCAGGGGAATCTCCCAGGACATAGCCTTCCTTAACCTTCTATTGGTGATGCCGCTCGTTTCGGTCGCCTCGATGATACCTTCGATAAACGGTCTGGGGGTAAGGGAAGGCGCCTTTGTCATCTTTTTGGGCGAGTTCATAAGCAAGGAGAGCGCGGCGGCGGTTTCAATATTGTTTTTAGGGATCATTCTGATAACGAGTTTTATAGGAGGGGTACTCTACCTTTTTTCAGGGAAGCTTTATAAAGTACCGATAAAGATAAAGGAGTTTGTTTGA
- a CDS encoding Trm112 family protein, protein MDEKLIKILACPKCKSGVEFMNDKIICKNPECGLKYPVKDGIPVMLIEEAEKQR, encoded by the coding sequence ATGGACGAAAAACTTATTAAGATCCTCGCGTGCCCTAAGTGTAAGTCCGGCGTGGAATTCATGAATGATAAGATAATTTGCAAAAATCCCGAATGTGGGTTAAAATATCCTGTGAAAGACGGGATCCCTGTGATGCTGATCGAGGAGGCCGAAAAGCAAAGATGA
- the aroQ gene encoding type II 3-dehydroquinate dehydratase has product MKKILVIHGPNLDLLGQREPGVYGKVTLKQIDAELRKIAKAEKIALEAFQSNHEGEIVEKIGKAKGKFDCILINPAAYTHTSVAIRDAISAVSIPVVEVHLSNIYAREEFRHTSLISPVAVGQVSGFGLDSYRLGLKAAIEIAKKKK; this is encoded by the coding sequence ATGAAGAAAATACTCGTAATACATGGTCCTAACCTTGACCTGCTCGGACAACGCGAGCCCGGAGTATACGGGAAGGTCACGCTCAAGCAGATAGACGCGGAATTGCGGAAGATCGCGAAAGCCGAAAAGATTGCCCTCGAGGCGTTCCAGTCCAACCACGAAGGCGAGATAGTAGAGAAGATAGGGAAGGCGAAGGGTAAATTCGACTGCATACTCATAAATCCCGCCGCTTACACCCATACCTCGGTCGCGATAAGGGACGCGATCTCCGCGGTCTCGATACCTGTGGTGGAAGTCCACCTTTCGAACATCTACGCCCGGGAAGAGTTCCGGCATACCTCGCTTATATCCCCAGTCGCCGTAGGCCAGGTCAGCGGTTTCGGCCTCGACAGCTACAGGCTCGGCCTTAAAGCCGCGATAGAGATAGCCAAAAAAAAGAAATAG